The genomic stretch GCCCGCCGGCAAAGGACCATCGCCGTGGAAGTGTCCACCTTCATTCCGCTGCTGCGCATCCTGTTCGAATCCGGCATGGCCGTCGAACAGGCCCTGCGCGTGCTCAGCCTCGAAGGGCAGAAGCTGTTGCCGGAGCTGACCCGCGAACTGCGCCTGATCCTGTCCCGCGTCGATTCGGGCCTTGAGCTCGGCCAGGAACTGAACAAGGCCGCCGCACAGCTGGCGGTGGACGAATTCACCGACACCTGCGTGATCCTGCAACAGCTGATCCAGCAGGGCGGCGGCGCGATGAAATCGCTGCTGGCGCTCAAGCAGTTGCTGGACGACCGGCGCCTGACGCGCCTGCAGGAATACATCTCGAAGATGTCGGCCAAGATGTCGGTGGTGATGATGCTGTTTCTGTTCCCGGCCCTGCTGATCGTGCTGGCCGGCCCCGGTTTCACCGCGATTACCCGGGCGTTCGCGTCCTGAACCTGGCTAAGGAGAGCGTTTGATGAAAGCACTGATGGTCGTGGCGACCCTGTTGATGCTCGGCGGCTGCGCCACCGACGGCCAGGCGCCGTGGACGGCGATCCTCGCGCCGGCCGGCTGCAGCAAGCTGAGCTCCGAACAGGAACTGGCCCTGAACCTGGCCGACGACCTGGCCAACGACGGCAAGCTGCACGCCAGCCTGGCCAACCTGCAAAGCCTGCCGGACAACCTCGGCGAGGTGCGCCTGCGCAAGGCCAAGGTCTATCGCCTGCTCGGGCGCAGCGAAGCCGAACCCCTTTACCGCAGCCTGCTGGGCTCTTGCCTGAACGCTGACGCCGAACACGGCCTGGGCCAGCTCTACGCCGCCCGGGGCGACAACGGCCAGGCCCAGGCCCACCTGCAACGGGCCGCCCGCCTGGCCCCGACCAACGAGAAGATCCGCAACGACCTGGGCGTGGTGTACCTCAACCAACTGCGCCTGGAAGACGCCCGCTTCGAATTCCTCACCGCCATCGAACTGCAGCAGAACAACCCGCTGGCGACCCTGAACCTGGTCACCCTGCTGCTGTACCAGGACAACTGGCAGCAGGCCGCCGAAATCGTCAGCCGCGCCCACCTGACCCCGGAACAGTTCACCGAAGCCCAGCAGCGCGCCGAACGGCTCAAGGCCCCGGCCACCACCCGGCCCGCCGCCGGCAACCAGGTCGCCGTCGTCGCCGACCCGCAGCCGTCGACACTCAAATGAACCCCAAGGAGGCCGCCATGAACACCCTCAAAGGCCTGTGCTGCCTGACCCTGCTCTGCCTGCCCCTCGGCGCCCACGCCATCGACGCCGGCCCCGCCTCGGCCCAGCAGCAAGAAACCGAAGGCTGGCTGCTGCTGCAAAGCCGCAACAAGGCCGCCTCCCCCACCCCACAAACCGCCACGGCCACCGAACGGGAACTGGCGATGCAGCGCTGGCTGAAGAAATACAAATACGAGATCCCCGACTTCTACGACCCGGATGCGGGCGGGAAGATCGAGACCAAGAACTGACGGTGGGCTGACCGTCGGGTTTGACTGCACCTGAAATCCCGCGGGAGCGGGGTCGGCTGGCCGTCCGTCATCGCTGGCACTGCCGACATCTGTGGTGCCTGCCAGCGAAAGCGGCAGGCCAGGCACCGAAGATGCCGGCTTGCCTGCGCCGAACGGTTACACGATGCCCAGCCCGTTGGGCTTGACCCGATCCAGCGCCCGGTTCACCGACAGCTCGGCCAGCATGACGATCTGCTGGATCGCCAGCGCCGTGCTGCGTTGCGGGCCGTTGAGCGCGTTGGCGAAATTGCCGGACATGACATTGGCCGAGGCCAGGGACTCGCAGGCGTGGGCCAGCAGGCTTTCGGAATCGATGTTGGGGTGCACCATGAACATTTCGCTGGGCTGACGCAGGTTGGCGGGCTCCGGATTGAGATAGAAATCGAGGGCCCGGCGGGAGGCGTTGCGGTCTTTGATGAGGTCTTCGGCGCGTTTGTCTTCGGCGAAGGGGTTGGTGATGTTGTAGGGGGGATCGGGGATGACTTTGCTCATAAATACCTCTGCTCGTTATCGAAGCACCTCCAACCGCCGTTTCTCACGCGGCGAATAGAGGTGGCAACCATGTGCGGAGTGAGAAACCGGTGAGCAGAAAACCGGCCAGACCGAAGTCTGCCCGCACACAGCCGCCATAGAGCATTGCGACAGCCGATCAGCTGGCGGCAATTATGGTGGTACTGGCGCTAGTTTCAAGCTCATGCGGGTTCTCACACCCGATCGCTGAGGTGTCAGCGACAGCCCAAGACTAGAGAGCGGGCTTCCGACGGACAACCTGAAAACCTTGTGGGAGGGTTCGGCAAATCTGCAACAGCCTTAAACATTTCGGTTCTGAGATGCGGCCCGGTTTCACACAGGGATTGGGGTGGTCTGGTAGAGATTGGTCGGCTGGCAGGCCGTCATCGCTGGCAAGCCAGCTCCCACAAGGATTGAGGTGGCCTGGTAGGAATTGGTCGGCTGGCAGGCCGCTATCGCTGGCAAGTCGAGTCGTCGCACCGCAGCTCCCACAGGGTTTGATGTGGTCTGGGGGAATTGGTTGGCTGGCTGGCCGCTATCGCCAGCAGGCTGGCTCCTACAAGGATTGATGTGGTCTGGTGGGGATTGGTCGGCTGTCAGGCCGCCGTGGCGTGCTTCCCAAAAGGCCGAGTGTCAGCTCGCCTCGCTTTTGATCTTGATCTGCCGGCCCCTTCGGAAGGCTGAGTGGAGGGGTTCATCCGGGGACGGGCGCGCAGCGCCGTTTGGCGCAGCCAAACACATCGGAAGGAGGTGCAGCGAAGCAAACCGTAGCCGATGCCCCCGGATGAATCCCGGAGCGAAGGAACCCCGAGCCTCAGCGAGGGGCCGGACGCCGGGGCCAGACCTTTTGGTTACTTTTGGGGCGTTTGCCAAAAGTGACCCGCCGTAAGGGCGGAACCCTAAGCCGCCGTTACCGCAGAAATGGATATGTACCCACCCCAGCCACAACCTGGTCGGCCCAGAGGCCGCCAAGGCCAACACCTAAACCGCTCAACCCCGCAAAGACTCAGTGCGCCGTCACCCGCTGCCGCCCCGCCACCCCGCCGGGCGAAAGCGCCAACGCCAACTGCGTCCGGTTATGCATATGCGTCAACCGCAACACCTGCGACACATACAGCTTCACCGTGTTCTCGGTGATCCCCAACTCACAGGCAATCTGATAGTTGGTCTGCCCCTTGCCCACCAGCCGCGCCACATCGAGCTGACGCGGCGACAACTGATGGAAGATCGCCGGCATCTCCAGCTCATCGCCCTGCAGCGGCTCATCCTCGCGCACCGCAGGCCCGCGCCGAACCTTGTCCAGGTCCTGGTACAGATCGTCGATCGAGGACGACAGGTCCTGCAGCTTCTGGTTCAGGTGCCCCAGCTGCAGCGTCTTCTGCCGCTCCTGCAAGGCCGCCTCCTGGCGTTGCAGCCCTTGCAGCAGCTCGTCCAGGTCGATGGGCTTCTGGTAGTAGTCGGCGATCCCGGCGCGCAACGCCTTGATCACGTCCTGCTTGTCGGCGCGGCCGGTGAGCATGATCGCCTCGAACACCCGCTGCTTGCCCGCCAGGCGCTGCATCGCCTGCACCAGTTCGATGCCGTCCATCTCCGGCATGTGCAGGTCGCACAGCACCAGGCCGATGCCCGCGTCATCGTTGAACCGTTCGAGGGCCTCCACGCTGGAGACGCAAGGGACGCAGCGGTAGCCGCTGCTTTCGAGAAATTCGCAGAGTTCTTCGACGATCAACGGCTGATCGTCGACCACCAGAACCTTCACCGCCGATGTAAGCTTGTTCACGTCCCACTCCATGCCCAGGCCAAAGCTGACCATTCCTGTACTGCCAACCGGTGGCAGAAATACCCTGCTTTGAAAGTAGACGCACTTTCCGACTATGTACATAAGACTAGTGGCGTTTCGCGACTAATGGATCCAGGGCCAGGCCAGCCCGACACCAACCAGCACAAACGGCGCATATGGCAGCTTTTTTGACGAATCTGGCCCCAGATAGCGCAAACGCTCCCTAAGCCCTTGACTCATATGCAGCCAGACTCTTGGCGCCAGCAGCCACCAGGCCACGCTCGCGAGCGCCGCGCCGATCACCGCCGCCAACACCCAAAGACCGTCCGTCGCCAGGCCCAGGGCTGTCATTAGTTTCACATCCCCGGCGCCCATCCGGCCCATGAGGTAGCCCGGCAGCGTGAACGCCAGCGCCAGCCCGAACGCCCAGCCGCCCTGGGCCGCGTCCGCGCCGATCCAGGTGCGGCCGGTGAGCAGCAGACAGGCCAGCGCCAGTGCGCCCGCACCGAGGGTCAAGGCATTGGCGATCCGCCGCTGGCGGGCATCCTGGGCGGCGCACAGCGCCAGCCAGGCCAGGAGGACGATAGTCTGCATCGGGTAAAAACCGTCCGTTTCCGCTGAATGATTCTATGCTGATACTACGCAGTGACTGTCAGGGTAGACGCACTCATGAAAACCGGCTTCCGGAAGTCGCAAAAAGGCGCGGTGGCGATCGAGTTCGCCCTGGTGTTCGTGATCTTTTTCGCCGTGTTCTATGGGCTGGTCAGTTACAGCCTGCCGTTCGTGCTGATGCAGTCGTTCAACCAGGCCACGTCCGAAGCGGTGCGCCGCGGCGTGGCGGTGGATCCCGCCACGGCCAACTACTCCA from Pseudomonas ekonensis encodes the following:
- a CDS encoding type II secretion system F family protein, coding for MVILAAFMLLLGALLLVANHLLSERRRVRQVNERLQGHLVRENRVGQWLRALGSSRFGQRSVSIDSETQTLLARLGWRRASERSLYAACQIGTPLLTLGLGLFLREVFFPQAANGWLVPMLATGAGYLLPKRLLAYAAARRQRTIAVEVSTFIPLLRILFESGMAVEQALRVLSLEGQKLLPELTRELRLILSRVDSGLELGQELNKAAAQLAVDEFTDTCVILQQLIQQGGGAMKSLLALKQLLDDRRLTRLQEYISKMSAKMSVVMMLFLFPALLIVLAGPGFTAITRAFAS
- a CDS encoding tetratricopeptide repeat protein — translated: MKALMVVATLLMLGGCATDGQAPWTAILAPAGCSKLSSEQELALNLADDLANDGKLHASLANLQSLPDNLGEVRLRKAKVYRLLGRSEAEPLYRSLLGSCLNADAEHGLGQLYAARGDNGQAQAHLQRAARLAPTNEKIRNDLGVVYLNQLRLEDARFEFLTAIELQQNNPLATLNLVTLLLYQDNWQQAAEIVSRAHLTPEQFTEAQQRAERLKAPATTRPAAGNQVAVVADPQPSTLK
- a CDS encoding DUF3613 domain-containing protein — encoded protein: MNTLKGLCCLTLLCLPLGAHAIDAGPASAQQQETEGWLLLQSRNKAASPTPQTATATERELAMQRWLKKYKYEIPDFYDPDAGGKIETKN
- a CDS encoding DUF6124 family protein; translation: MSKVIPDPPYNITNPFAEDKRAEDLIKDRNASRRALDFYLNPEPANLRQPSEMFMVHPNIDSESLLAHACESLASANVMSGNFANALNGPQRSTALAIQQIVMLAELSVNRALDRVKPNGLGIV
- a CDS encoding response regulator transcription factor; protein product: MNKLTSAVKVLVVDDQPLIVEELCEFLESSGYRCVPCVSSVEALERFNDDAGIGLVLCDLHMPEMDGIELVQAMQRLAGKQRVFEAIMLTGRADKQDVIKALRAGIADYYQKPIDLDELLQGLQRQEAALQERQKTLQLGHLNQKLQDLSSSIDDLYQDLDKVRRGPAVREDEPLQGDELEMPAIFHQLSPRQLDVARLVGKGQTNYQIACELGITENTVKLYVSQVLRLTHMHNRTQLALALSPGGVAGRQRVTAH
- a CDS encoding prepilin peptidase, whose protein sequence is MQTIVLLAWLALCAAQDARQRRIANALTLGAGALALACLLLTGRTWIGADAAQGGWAFGLALAFTLPGYLMGRMGAGDVKLMTALGLATDGLWVLAAVIGAALASVAWWLLAPRVWLHMSQGLRERLRYLGPDSSKKLPYAPFVLVGVGLAWPWIH